In Cherax quadricarinatus isolate ZL_2023a chromosome 52, ASM3850222v1, whole genome shotgun sequence, the following proteins share a genomic window:
- the LOC128696817 gene encoding uncharacterized protein: MAWLQVLLLSAAFVTCLAHKGGGGYYGGGGYGGGYGPPIVSYGQPIAAPIYPVAPPISYAAIPVYSEVEEYDEYEGKKGALDHIVEGIKKGISYLDFSKLKKKGGYGGTHTIVHVPVPTPVVKPQPLPPPKPKLPPPQKPPPPPPPPPKKPAPVKVPVPVCEPLTKIITKVVTEAHPVPVVHTEFVENVVPHVVYQTKFAQLLDTVYVTDYLTERVTVTYTKSIVVPKVKYVTQTVKEVLTNNVYQSTVEVSFEPLLRTLVVTDTVTATRVATVPDVRISTVEKPVILPPSEYLTVTEVEVLPSVATHQQYYTTTIYKQNYITNTQYVPDVRYITKTEYFQTTQVVKDVVTVTPKCPGYNY, from the exons ATGGCGTGGCTCCAAGTACTGCTGTTAAGTGCAGCATTTGTCACCTGCCTGGCCCATAAAGGCGGCGGAGGTTATTACGGTGGCGGCGGCTATGGCGGCGGCTATGGCCCGCCTATAGTATCCTATGGCCAGCCAATCGCCGCTCCAATCTATCCTGTGGCTCCGCCCATCTCTTACGCTGCCATCCCTGTCTACTCAGAGGTTGAAGAATACGATGAATATGAAGGCAAGAAGGGCGCCTTGGACCACATAGTAGAGGGCATAAAGAAGGGAATATCGTATCTAGACTTCAGCAAGTTGAAGAAAAAAGGCGGCTACGGTGGGACACACACCATCGTCCACGTCCCTGTACCCACCCCTGTTGTGAAACCGCAACCTCTACCGCCACCCAAGCCAAAGTTGCCGCCTCCACAGAAAcctccgccaccgccaccgccacctccCAAGAAACCCGCCCCCGTCAAGGTGCCGGTGCCTGTATGTGAGCCCCTCACCAAGATCATCACCAAGGTTGTCACTGAGGCTCACCCG gtaccagtggtgcacacagagtTCGTAGAGAATGTGGTACCTCATGTGGTGTATCAGACCAAGTTCGCTCAGCTGCTGGACACAGTCTATGTCACCGACTACCTGACGGAGCGAGTCACTGTCACCTATACCAAGTCTATCGTCGTCCCCAAGGTCAAGTACGTTACGCAG ACGGTGAAGGAGGTGCTAACGAACAACGTGTACCAGAGCACTGTTGAGGTGAGCTTCGAGCCCTTGTTACGAACGCTAGTTGTAACAGACACAGTAACAGCGACCCGAGTGGCTACGGTACCTGATGTAAGGATCTCTACCGTGGAGAAGCCTGTCATCCTGCCTCCCTCAGAGTACCTCACCGTCACAGAG GTCGAGGTGTTGCCTTCGGTGGCCACACACCAGCAGtattacaccactaccatctacaagCAGAATTACATCACTAACACGCAATATGTCCCAGATGTGCGTTACATCACAAAGACTGAATATTTCCAGACAACGCAGGTGGTGAAAGACGTCGTCACAGTTACACCGAAATGCCCGGGCTATAATTATTAA